TCGACGGACTGCCCCAGGAGCAGCCTGCCGAGCCGCTTGTGGCCCAGTCCGTAGTAGTGGCGGTTCCACCACTGTCGCACGTCGTCGGCGGTCTCAAGCTCAATCAGCTCGTCCGCCGCGCTTTGGATCTTTGACTCCAGTTCTTCAACGTTCTTCGTAGTCATAGTTTATCCCCCCGGATGTGCTTCCTTTCCCTAGTTACCCCGGTTGGCCATCACGTCGATGAGCTCGCGGACGGCATCCGCGGACTTGTCGAGAGCGGCCTGCTCCTCGTTCGTGAGCGACAGCGTGATGACCTCCTCGACGCCGGCCGCGCCGAGCTTGACCGGCACGCCCACGCAGAGGCCCTCAATGCCGTACTCGCCCTGCAGCTTTACGCAGCACGGCAGGATCTGCTTGCGGTCGAACAGGATGGACTCGACCATCTGCGCCACCGAGGCCGCGGGTGCGTAGAAGGCGCTGCCCGTCTTCAGCAGCGAGACGATCTCGCCGCCGCCGTCCTGCGTGCGCTTCACGATGGCGTCCAGCCGGTCCTTGGCGATGAGGTCCGCCACCGGGATGCCGCCGACGTTGGTCGCGCCGACCAGCGGCACCATCGTGTCGCCGTGGCCGCCCAGCACGTAGGCGTGCACGTCCTGCACGGAGACGTTCATCTCCGCCGCCAGGAAGGTGCGGAAGCGGGCCGTGTCCAGGATGCCCGCCATGCCGAATACCTGCTCGCGCGGCTTGCTTGAGACGTCG
This genomic window from Chloroflexota bacterium contains:
- the mdh gene encoding malate dehydrogenase, producing MARKKVTVVGAGNVGATTAQRIFDRGYADVVLVDIVEGLPQGKALDMLESGPVVGSDASVIGTNDYADTAGSDVTVVTSGIARKPGMSRDDLLFTNMDIVGSVIKQVVENSPDGIVVTVTNPLDAMTQHALDVSSKPREQVFGMAGILDTARFRTFLAAEMNVSVQDVHAYVLGGHGDTMVPLVGATNVGGIPVADLIAKDRLDAIVKRTQDGGGEIVSLLKTGSAFYAPAASVAQMVESILFDRKQILPCCVKLQGEYGIEGLCVGVPVKLGAAGVEEVITLSLTNEEQAALDKSADAVRELIDVMANRGN